The proteins below come from a single Arthrobacter sp. B1I2 genomic window:
- a CDS encoding GH25 family lysozyme gives MGQGLEKLVRQSSPGSLSAEATYMPPGIQGLDVSSHQGSVDWQQQRNMGAQFAYVKATEATTYLNPQFAGQYNGARNAGMIRGAYHFAIPNVSSGAAQAAYFVRNGGAWSGDGWTLPPLLDIEYNPYSSLGNTCYNMSAGDMILWIADFSNNVYALTGRYPAIYTTTDWWTQCTGNTAAFRNQPLHIASYRTVSPGTLPAGWAKYDIWQYSSLGPFVGDSNVFSGSYAELQALASGFDPILRKYSDMGGASSRLGNQTNALYCGLAAGGCYRQYVGGQILWNGSTGAFAVYFGSIGAVWRSAAGVDGRLGYPTTDESCSASACQQSFQGGSIYWSTNTAAVPVFGGIGARWQAMGGTASSLGYPAAPESCSAAACSQAFQGGKIIWTDATGAWAVTKSGIGSMWMTLGAESGRLGYPVDNESCNSGGCIQNFQGGSLAWSAATGPVPVWNSSIGWKWRSQGGLLSLSGAPSSTEACGAASCRQTFIGGEIFWAQDTGAKTVAAGEISKKWKASQAENGQFGAPMGDTVFCSGKECYQEFAAAKILKDPNTVSAAFGVMWHSGIGALWNSMGGQQARLGYPTADESCTASACLQSFKGGTIYWTPDTGQWAVYTGSIGNVWRALGGSASRLGYPTSNETCGIDSCKQSFRGGDILWSRNTGAVAVYKGGIGALWTSMGAEYSRLGFPTVSETCGATSCTQSFVGGEILWASGVGMGAVYNSGIGGMWRSNGAQTGFFGFPTNSESCSASECWQNFQGGSITWSPAAGYTIRRY, from the coding sequence ATGGGACAGGGACTGGAGAAGCTGGTCAGGCAATCCTCGCCAGGCAGCCTTTCTGCCGAGGCCACATACATGCCGCCCGGCATCCAAGGGCTGGACGTCAGCAGTCACCAGGGCTCCGTGGATTGGCAGCAGCAGCGGAACATGGGGGCTCAGTTCGCATACGTCAAGGCAACCGAAGCCACGACCTACCTAAATCCTCAGTTTGCCGGACAATACAACGGTGCCCGGAACGCAGGAATGATCCGCGGGGCCTACCACTTCGCCATCCCCAACGTTTCGTCCGGAGCCGCGCAGGCAGCCTACTTTGTGAGGAATGGCGGTGCATGGAGCGGGGACGGCTGGACGCTGCCTCCACTTCTCGACATCGAATACAACCCCTATTCGTCGCTTGGCAATACCTGCTACAACATGTCAGCAGGTGACATGATCCTTTGGATCGCGGACTTCTCAAACAACGTCTATGCCCTCACTGGACGGTATCCCGCGATCTACACCACAACCGACTGGTGGACCCAATGCACAGGAAACACGGCGGCATTCCGTAACCAACCCCTCCACATCGCTTCCTACCGCACCGTGAGCCCCGGGACACTGCCGGCCGGATGGGCGAAGTACGACATCTGGCAGTACAGCAGCTTGGGCCCCTTTGTCGGGGACTCAAATGTATTCAGCGGAAGCTACGCCGAACTGCAGGCCCTCGCTTCAGGCTTTGACCCAATCCTCCGTAAGTACTCAGATATGGGCGGCGCATCAAGCCGGCTTGGCAACCAGACCAATGCACTCTACTGTGGCCTTGCCGCGGGCGGCTGTTACCGGCAGTATGTTGGCGGCCAGATTCTATGGAACGGCAGCACAGGCGCCTTTGCGGTCTACTTTGGTTCAATAGGCGCTGTGTGGCGTTCTGCGGCTGGCGTGGACGGCCGCTTAGGCTACCCGACCACCGACGAATCGTGTTCAGCCTCTGCATGCCAGCAAAGCTTTCAAGGTGGCTCTATCTATTGGAGTACCAATACGGCTGCCGTGCCCGTCTTCGGTGGCATCGGCGCCAGGTGGCAGGCTATGGGAGGGACGGCCAGCAGCTTGGGTTACCCGGCGGCGCCTGAATCGTGTTCGGCTGCGGCATGCTCGCAGGCATTTCAAGGTGGGAAAATCATCTGGACGGATGCAACTGGAGCATGGGCAGTGACCAAGAGCGGCATTGGTTCCATGTGGATGACTCTCGGGGCAGAAAGCGGTCGGCTCGGTTATCCCGTAGACAACGAGTCCTGCAACTCGGGCGGTTGTATCCAAAACTTTCAAGGTGGATCACTAGCCTGGTCCGCTGCTACCGGACCAGTCCCAGTTTGGAACTCATCCATTGGGTGGAAGTGGCGCTCCCAGGGCGGCCTGCTCAGCCTGTCAGGCGCTCCATCGTCGACTGAGGCCTGTGGGGCGGCTTCTTGCCGACAAACCTTCATCGGCGGGGAAATCTTCTGGGCGCAGGACACCGGAGCAAAGACCGTCGCAGCCGGCGAAATTTCAAAGAAGTGGAAAGCCTCCCAAGCGGAAAATGGGCAGTTCGGAGCCCCCATGGGAGATACGGTGTTCTGCAGCGGTAAAGAGTGCTACCAGGAATTTGCCGCAGCCAAGATCCTCAAGGACCCGAACACGGTCTCGGCCGCCTTTGGTGTTATGTGGCATAGCGGAATTGGTGCGCTCTGGAATTCCATGGGTGGTCAGCAGGCCCGATTGGGCTATCCAACGGCCGATGAGTCATGCACCGCGTCTGCCTGCCTGCAATCCTTCAAGGGCGGCACGATCTACTGGACTCCCGATACGGGCCAGTGGGCCGTATATACCGGAAGCATCGGCAACGTGTGGCGCGCTTTAGGTGGCTCTGCAAGCCGTCTCGGCTACCCAACCAGCAACGAAACGTGCGGCATCGACTCCTGCAAGCAAAGCTTCCGGGGCGGTGACATTCTATGGTCCCGTAACACAGGCGCGGTCGCCGTCTACAAGGGCGGAATCGGTGCCTTGTGGACTTCGATGGGCGCGGAATATAGCCGACTCGGCTTTCCGACAGTATCAGAGACGTGCGGCGCAACGTCATGTACGCAAAGCTTCGTCGGAGGCGAGATCCTTTGGGCCTCTGGTGTTGGGATGGGCGCCGTTTACAACAGCGGCATCGGCGGCATGTGGCGGTCCAACGGTGCCCAGACCGGATTCTTCGGCTTCCCCACCAACAGTGAATCCTGCAGTGCCAGTGAGTGCTGGCAGAACTTCCAGGGCGGCTCCATCACTTGGAGTCCTGCGGCCGGATACACCATCAGGCGTTACTAA
- a CDS encoding GDP-mannose 4,6-dehydratase, with protein MTGQDGSYLAESLLSQGWAVHGLARHAPAHPHINEGETLVEGVQYHVGDLSRPDEVGSILKSVQPDLVFNLGGISSVYQSWQQPYETALVSGASVVSMLEATWQLQQESGKEIRFLQASSAELFGEAKSTPQNEMTPISPVSPYGAAKAFAHHAVSVYRGRGMFAASAILYNHESLRRPAKFVTRKITAGAAAIAAGKLDKLSLGNLSAVRDWGWAPDFVDAMERILNAPEAMDFVVATGVSHSVQDFVEAAFAAVGIEDWRAVVEVDDSLARPSDAAEMRGDITKISSELGWQPSMDFESLVAAMVRNDQSLLQDDQAPQF; from the coding sequence GTGACAGGGCAGGACGGTTCGTATCTGGCGGAATCCCTCTTATCGCAGGGGTGGGCGGTGCATGGCCTCGCCCGCCATGCACCGGCCCATCCTCATATTAACGAGGGCGAAACCCTAGTTGAGGGGGTTCAATACCACGTCGGTGATCTATCCCGCCCAGATGAAGTCGGCTCGATTCTGAAGTCTGTCCAGCCGGACTTGGTGTTCAATCTGGGCGGCATCAGCTCTGTGTATCAGTCGTGGCAGCAACCGTACGAGACCGCACTCGTGTCCGGCGCTTCGGTGGTCTCCATGCTCGAGGCGACCTGGCAACTGCAGCAGGAATCCGGCAAGGAAATCCGTTTTTTGCAGGCTTCCAGTGCCGAACTGTTCGGAGAGGCGAAGTCTACGCCCCAGAACGAGATGACTCCTATCAGTCCCGTATCTCCATACGGTGCTGCGAAAGCATTCGCGCATCACGCGGTCAGTGTCTACCGGGGACGCGGGATGTTTGCAGCATCGGCAATTCTCTACAATCACGAATCCCTGCGCCGTCCCGCCAAGTTCGTGACCCGCAAGATTACGGCCGGGGCTGCCGCAATTGCAGCCGGAAAATTGGACAAACTGTCCCTAGGCAACCTGAGCGCTGTGCGCGACTGGGGCTGGGCGCCGGACTTCGTCGACGCCATGGAGCGGATCCTGAACGCCCCTGAAGCCATGGATTTTGTAGTGGCAACCGGCGTCTCACACTCTGTCCAGGATTTTGTGGAGGCCGCTTTTGCTGCGGTCGGCATCGAGGACTGGCGGGCGGTGGTAGAGGTCGATGATTCTCTCGCCCGTCCCAGTGATGCTGCTGAGATGAGGGGAGATATCACCAAGATCTCCTCGGAACTCGGATGGCAGCCGTCCATGGACTTTGAGTCCCTGGTAGCTGCGATGGTGAGGAACGACCAGTCCCTACTGCAAGACGACCAAGCGCCCCAGTTTTAA
- a CDS encoding GDP-mannose 4,6-dehydratase, translating into MPRALITGITGQDGLYLAELLISKGYEVFGLIRGQNNPKHDLVRQTVPGVKLLTGDLTDVSSLVRVLGIAQPHEVYNLGAISFVAYSWENASLTSDVTGKGVLNMLEATRLYAGDDITKVRFYQASSSEMFGKVQQVPQTEETLLWPRSPYGVAKVFGHYMTINYRESYGMHASSGILFNHESPRRGPEFVTRKVSLAVARIKLGLQNEIVLGNLDAKRDWGFAGDYVEAMWLMLQQPKADDYVISTGETHSIEELLQAAFDAAGLDDWRQYVRQDPRFMRPAEVDLLIGNAAKAQEKLGWKPRVSFNELVRMMVENDIAEQSALMR; encoded by the coding sequence ATGCCCCGTGCGCTAATCACCGGAATCACTGGCCAGGACGGCCTGTATCTCGCCGAGCTTCTTATCTCGAAGGGCTACGAAGTCTTCGGCCTCATCCGAGGACAAAATAACCCGAAGCATGACCTCGTCCGCCAGACTGTCCCTGGGGTTAAGCTGCTGACAGGAGACTTGACCGATGTTTCCTCGCTGGTGCGGGTACTGGGCATCGCCCAGCCCCACGAGGTGTACAATCTTGGCGCTATTTCCTTCGTGGCCTACTCGTGGGAGAACGCGTCCCTGACCAGTGACGTGACTGGCAAAGGCGTTCTCAACATGCTCGAGGCTACGCGACTCTACGCCGGTGATGACATCACCAAGGTGCGCTTCTACCAGGCCTCCTCCTCGGAGATGTTCGGCAAGGTCCAGCAGGTGCCCCAAACCGAGGAAACCCTTCTCTGGCCCAGGTCGCCGTACGGGGTCGCAAAGGTATTCGGCCACTACATGACTATCAATTACCGTGAGTCGTACGGCATGCACGCATCCAGCGGGATCTTGTTCAACCACGAGTCACCGCGCCGCGGGCCGGAGTTTGTAACCCGCAAGGTTTCCCTCGCCGTTGCACGCATCAAGCTTGGCCTGCAAAACGAAATTGTGCTCGGAAACCTCGACGCTAAGCGGGACTGGGGCTTCGCTGGGGACTACGTGGAAGCAATGTGGCTGATGCTCCAGCAACCGAAGGCTGATGACTACGTTATCTCCACGGGCGAGACGCATTCGATAGAGGAACTTCTCCAGGCGGCATTTGACGCAGCGGGCCTTGATGATTGGCGGCAGTATGTCAGGCAGGACCCGCGCTTCATGCGTCCTGCTGAAGTTGATCTGTTGATTGGTAACGCTGCGAAGGCGCAGGAAAAGCTCGGCTGGAAGCCGCGGGTCTCATTCAACGAGCTTGTTAGAATGATGGTGGAGAACGACATCGCCGAGCAGTCGGCCCTGATGCGGTGA
- a CDS encoding glycosyltransferase family 4 protein yields the protein MTNPHSALPNRPQPEPSKVLNVGVSMLTLVPGGMGGSETYARELTRQLAASRTVKATCYVNDGARGFSEGTDEIVVPGLTGGSSTIQRLITLAKGIIKRKSILGLMRPMDVFHVPFTVPLPKPAKEAPFVQTLLDVQHLDLPELFGLADKLYRKIFYEKTARDADAIITISDFAKTSIVNHLGIDPAKIFTAHLGVNAEEFIPNLGQRGNFIMYPARGWKHKNHATLFEAMKLLAVSNPELRLVLTGGALDTLTDVPDNVEVRGLVPLPELRELYRTAACMVFPSLYEGFGLPPLEAMASGCPVASSTAGSLPEIVGEAAVLFDPEDPEAIASAIRTAISRTEELQTLGLQQVQKFTWERCAEVHEQAYRYAFNLRTRNSSTA from the coding sequence ATGACAAACCCTCATTCCGCCCTGCCGAACCGCCCCCAACCCGAGCCGAGCAAGGTGCTGAACGTGGGCGTTTCGATGCTTACTCTCGTCCCCGGAGGGATGGGCGGCAGCGAGACCTACGCCCGTGAGCTGACACGCCAACTTGCTGCTTCGAGGACGGTGAAGGCAACCTGCTACGTCAACGACGGCGCAAGGGGTTTCTCAGAAGGGACGGACGAAATAGTGGTTCCCGGGCTCACCGGTGGCTCCTCCACTATTCAGCGGTTGATTACCCTGGCCAAGGGGATAATCAAACGGAAGTCCATCCTTGGCTTGATGCGCCCCATGGATGTATTCCACGTTCCGTTCACCGTCCCGCTGCCCAAGCCTGCGAAAGAAGCGCCCTTCGTCCAGACTTTGCTGGACGTGCAGCATCTAGACCTCCCTGAGCTTTTCGGTCTGGCCGACAAGCTGTACCGCAAGATTTTCTATGAGAAAACGGCGCGTGATGCGGATGCAATCATAACTATCAGCGACTTCGCCAAGACGAGCATCGTTAACCATCTGGGAATCGATCCCGCGAAGATCTTCACGGCACACCTTGGCGTCAATGCTGAAGAGTTCATCCCAAACCTGGGACAACGGGGCAACTTCATCATGTATCCGGCGAGAGGCTGGAAGCATAAGAACCACGCCACCCTTTTCGAAGCCATGAAATTGCTTGCTGTTTCCAATCCTGAGCTGCGTCTGGTCCTGACGGGCGGGGCACTCGATACGCTTACGGACGTCCCTGACAACGTTGAAGTTCGCGGCCTCGTGCCCTTGCCCGAGCTAAGGGAACTCTATCGAACGGCCGCCTGTATGGTCTTCCCGAGTCTCTATGAGGGCTTTGGTCTTCCTCCGCTGGAAGCGATGGCCTCCGGCTGCCCTGTGGCAAGTTCCACCGCCGGGTCTTTGCCGGAAATCGTGGGCGAGGCAGCCGTGCTCTTCGACCCGGAAGATCCTGAAGCCATTGCATCCGCAATCCGTACCGCCATCTCCAGGACGGAGGAACTGCAAACGCTTGGGTTGCAGCAGGTACAGAAGTTCACCTGGGAGCGCTGCGCCGAAGTCCACGAACAGGCCTACCGCTACGCCTTCAACCTGCGTACCCGGAACAGCTCTACAGCCTGA
- the galE gene encoding UDP-glucose 4-epimerase GalE, protein MKILVTGGAGYIGSHTTLCLLEQGHDVVVVDNLMNSSPESLRRVEQLTGKQVDFRELDLLDSAAVDDLFAEGGFDAVIHFAGLKAVGESVAEPLMYYKNNVVGTLNLLQTMQAAGVRRLVFSSSATVYGASEDVPLIEKSPLDATNPYGRTKEQIEDILSDLGAAESSWSIALLRYFNPVGAHESGLIGEDPQGAPNNLLPFVAQVAVGRRDKVRVFGDDYPTPDGTGVRDYIHVMDLAAGHLAALRYITERTGVFRWNLGTGRGSSVLEVIEAFGVAAHRDIPYEIAPRRPGDAAVSYADPSAALADLGWSARRNLQQMCEDHWRWQEKNPMGYEQLAEQP, encoded by the coding sequence ATGAAGATATTGGTCACCGGCGGGGCTGGGTACATCGGATCACATACAACACTCTGCCTCCTTGAACAGGGCCACGATGTCGTCGTGGTTGATAATCTGATGAACTCGAGCCCCGAGTCCCTGCGCAGGGTTGAACAGCTGACAGGCAAGCAGGTTGACTTTCGGGAGCTCGACCTTCTTGATTCCGCCGCCGTGGATGACCTCTTCGCGGAGGGCGGCTTCGATGCTGTCATTCATTTTGCTGGCCTGAAGGCTGTAGGCGAGTCCGTTGCAGAGCCGTTGATGTACTACAAGAACAATGTGGTCGGGACGCTCAACCTGCTGCAAACCATGCAGGCAGCGGGGGTGCGCCGCTTAGTCTTTAGCTCCTCTGCGACCGTTTACGGCGCCTCTGAGGATGTTCCCCTGATCGAGAAGTCGCCCTTGGACGCGACCAATCCCTATGGGCGGACCAAGGAACAGATCGAAGATATTCTTTCCGATCTGGGGGCTGCGGAATCCAGTTGGAGCATCGCTCTCCTCCGCTACTTCAACCCCGTCGGCGCACACGAGTCGGGCCTTATAGGCGAGGACCCGCAGGGCGCGCCAAATAATTTGCTTCCCTTTGTGGCGCAGGTAGCTGTGGGGCGGCGTGACAAGGTGAGGGTCTTCGGCGATGACTATCCGACACCGGACGGAACTGGTGTTCGTGACTACATCCATGTCATGGATCTTGCTGCAGGTCACCTTGCTGCCCTCCGGTACATTACGGAACGAACGGGTGTCTTCCGCTGGAACCTCGGGACGGGCCGCGGGTCATCCGTACTGGAAGTCATTGAGGCCTTTGGGGTAGCGGCCCACAGAGATATTCCGTATGAAATTGCCCCTCGACGGCCCGGCGACGCTGCCGTCAGCTATGCAGATCCTTCTGCGGCTCTTGCAGATCTCGGCTGGTCTGCGCGCAGGAACCTTCAACAGATGTGCGAAGACCACTGGCGGTGGCAGGAAAAGAACCCTATGGGTTATGAACAACTGGCCGAACAGCCGTAG
- a CDS encoding CpaF family protein, whose amino-acid sequence MDALGIVEDEVRELIRRRGLDPLRQAGEVRRLVEAAVTDYDERALMGPLPPLGPLDAARRFLFDAVAGFGVLQPLLDDPSIEEIWLNAPNEIYVARNGESELTSLSLSEQQVRDLVERMLKSSGRRLDMSSPFVDAALPDGSRLHVVIPDVTRRHWAVNIRKFVVKASRLEHLVELGTLTPQSARFLGAAVSSGLNILVSGATQAGKTTMLNCLAASIGSRERVITVEEIFELQFPLRDVVGLQCRQPNLEGEGEIPLRRLVKEALRMRPDRLVVGEVREAESLDMLIALNSGLPGMCTVHANSAHDAVTKICTLPLLAGDNISSAFVVPTVASCIDLVVHCSRHADGQRQVTQILSLGRRVENGIIESSLVFALENGVLQPRANAMPAAEKFSRAGYDVAALLDPR is encoded by the coding sequence ATGGACGCGCTGGGAATAGTCGAGGACGAAGTCCGCGAGCTCATCCGCCGCCGCGGGCTGGATCCACTCAGGCAGGCAGGTGAGGTCCGGCGGTTGGTTGAAGCCGCGGTCACCGACTACGACGAACGGGCGCTGATGGGGCCTCTTCCGCCCCTTGGTCCTCTCGATGCAGCCCGCCGGTTCCTCTTCGACGCCGTCGCAGGGTTCGGCGTACTTCAACCGCTCCTCGATGATCCCTCGATCGAGGAGATCTGGCTCAACGCACCGAACGAAATCTATGTGGCGCGCAACGGCGAGTCAGAGCTGACGTCGTTGAGCCTTTCGGAGCAGCAGGTGCGCGACCTCGTTGAGCGCATGCTCAAAAGCTCCGGGAGACGGCTGGACATGTCGTCTCCTTTCGTTGATGCTGCCCTGCCCGATGGGTCCAGGCTGCATGTCGTCATTCCTGATGTCACGCGGCGCCATTGGGCGGTCAACATCAGAAAGTTCGTGGTGAAGGCGAGCCGACTTGAGCACCTCGTAGAACTCGGCACACTGACCCCGCAGTCAGCGCGGTTCCTTGGCGCAGCAGTATCCAGTGGCCTCAACATCCTCGTATCAGGGGCCACCCAGGCAGGCAAGACAACCATGCTGAACTGCCTGGCGGCCAGCATCGGAAGCCGGGAACGAGTGATTACAGTCGAGGAAATCTTCGAACTGCAGTTTCCGCTCCGCGACGTAGTGGGTCTGCAGTGCAGGCAGCCGAACCTCGAAGGTGAGGGCGAAATTCCACTCCGTCGTCTGGTGAAGGAAGCATTGCGCATGCGCCCGGACCGACTGGTGGTGGGGGAGGTGCGGGAAGCAGAGAGCCTGGACATGCTGATCGCCCTTAATAGTGGTCTTCCGGGAATGTGCACCGTGCACGCCAACTCGGCCCACGATGCGGTCACCAAAATTTGCACGCTGCCGCTGCTGGCGGGGGACAACATCTCCAGTGCGTTCGTGGTCCCCACTGTTGCATCCTGCATAGACCTCGTGGTGCACTGCAGCAGGCACGCCGACGGCCAGCGCCAAGTCACTCAAATCCTGTCGCTGGGCCGCCGTGTGGAAAACGGCATCATTGAGTCGTCATTGGTCTTCGCACTCGAGAATGGAGTTCTGCAGCCACGGGCAAATGCAATGCCGGCAGCGGAGAAGTTCTCCCGGGCAGGGTACGACGTCGCCGCACTGCTGGATCCGCGATGA
- a CDS encoding type II secretion system F family protein, which produces MISALVGAVGGVGLFLIWWSCWETPDRRNRGRKPGRLADLLAAAGVDKVSAIGLAGTCVGLGIFVALVFFGLSRSWPIAGCFGLFGAWLPITILRWRAKKRTAMLRQLWPDVVDHLRSAIRAGLPLPEALIQLGDKGPDELRLIFREFGADYRAGGQFDGALNKLKQRLADPVADRIIEALRLTREVGGSDLGKLLGTLAEFLRENARTRSELEARQSWTINAARLAVAAPWIVMILLATRQEAIQAYNTPMGAAVLLGGLVVSLVCYTVMLKIGALPQDERVLR; this is translated from the coding sequence ATGATCTCCGCGTTGGTGGGAGCGGTGGGGGGAGTGGGCCTCTTCCTCATCTGGTGGTCCTGCTGGGAAACGCCGGACCGCAGGAACCGGGGGCGCAAGCCCGGGCGGCTCGCTGACCTGCTAGCTGCGGCCGGGGTCGACAAAGTCTCAGCGATCGGCTTGGCAGGGACTTGCGTGGGGCTGGGGATCTTTGTGGCTCTGGTCTTTTTCGGTCTCAGTCGGTCCTGGCCCATAGCCGGCTGCTTCGGGCTTTTCGGCGCGTGGCTGCCCATCACAATCCTCCGGTGGCGCGCCAAAAAGAGGACGGCCATGCTGCGCCAACTTTGGCCCGACGTTGTCGATCATCTGCGCTCGGCGATCCGGGCGGGCCTGCCCCTGCCCGAGGCCCTCATCCAGCTCGGAGATAAGGGGCCTGACGAACTGCGGCTCATCTTTCGCGAATTCGGTGCTGATTACCGTGCGGGTGGCCAGTTCGATGGCGCTCTGAACAAGCTGAAGCAGCGGCTGGCCGACCCGGTGGCTGACCGCATTATCGAAGCACTCCGGCTGACCCGGGAAGTGGGCGGCTCAGACCTGGGGAAGCTCCTGGGCACCCTGGCGGAGTTCCTTCGGGAAAACGCCCGGACCCGGAGTGAGCTCGAGGCTCGGCAGTCCTGGACCATCAATGCTGCGCGGCTTGCTGTTGCAGCACCGTGGATCGTGATGATTCTGCTTGCGACCAGACAGGAGGCGATCCAGGCCTATAACACCCCCATGGGTGCCGCAGTCCTGCTCGGGGGCCTGGTGGTCTCGCTGGTTTGCTACACGGTCATGTTGAAGATCGGAGCCCTGCCGCAGGATGAAAGGGTACTCCGCTAA
- a CDS encoding type II secretion system F family protein, with amino-acid sequence MIISPGAVICGIGLGFGLWLVIFRSPPMRAITLSERIEPQLKSQNLESRLLRAGEQNLTPFGPLERILRPVFRDWLTALGKLNPSPGATGRRLAQAGTNKSPIDFRAEQLLWAAAGFVLSSAGILIGAAAGRFSPVLAAAVIFGSAAAGFVLRDYWLGVQVRRRETRMMAEFPSLAELMALAVGAGESATGALDRVCRSANGELSKEFSKILAETRAGKPLVLALQEFSARTDLAPLVRFVDGIIVAVERGTPLADVLRAQAQDVRDSAKRDLMEAAGKKEIAMMVPLVFGVLPLTVVFAVFPGLAAINLGF; translated from the coding sequence ATGATTATTTCCCCAGGAGCAGTTATCTGCGGAATCGGCCTTGGCTTTGGATTGTGGCTCGTGATCTTCCGGTCCCCTCCAATGCGCGCCATAACCCTGTCTGAACGGATTGAGCCCCAACTCAAGTCGCAGAACCTGGAGTCGCGGCTTCTGCGCGCCGGTGAGCAGAACCTGACACCGTTCGGCCCCCTTGAACGGATTCTGCGTCCTGTCTTCCGGGATTGGCTCACCGCTCTGGGGAAACTGAACCCCTCGCCCGGTGCCACCGGGCGGCGTCTGGCGCAGGCAGGGACCAACAAGTCGCCCATCGACTTCCGCGCGGAACAGCTGCTGTGGGCTGCCGCCGGTTTTGTCCTCTCGTCTGCTGGCATCCTCATCGGAGCCGCAGCGGGCAGGTTCAGTCCCGTCCTCGCAGCCGCAGTGATTTTCGGCAGTGCTGCAGCAGGTTTTGTGCTGCGGGACTACTGGCTCGGCGTCCAGGTCCGGCGGCGGGAAACACGGATGATGGCAGAGTTCCCCAGCCTTGCCGAACTGATGGCACTGGCGGTCGGCGCAGGGGAGAGCGCAACAGGGGCGTTGGATCGGGTCTGCAGGAGTGCGAACGGTGAGCTGTCAAAGGAATTTTCGAAGATCCTCGCAGAGACAAGGGCCGGTAAACCCCTGGTCCTGGCCTTGCAGGAGTTCTCGGCGCGCACCGACCTTGCGCCGCTGGTCAGGTTCGTTGACGGCATCATCGTCGCGGTGGAAAGAGGAACACCACTTGCAGACGTGCTCCGCGCGCAGGCGCAGGACGTTCGCGATTCTGCCAAACGCGACCTGATGGAAGCCGCCGGAAAGAAGGAGATTGCCATGATGGTGCCGCTTGTCTTTGGGGTGCTTCCCCTGACCGTGGTGTTTGCTGTCTTCCCCGGTCTCGCCGCCATCAACTTGGGCTTCTGA
- a CDS encoding TadE family protein, with translation MRKSVPGPEVQPELSRPGERGSAVVDFVLVGGLLTVFFLAIIQLTLVLHVRNTLIDAAASGARYGTLADRNAADAEERTRGLIGMALNPGFAEQVSTQEVTVQGMRTLEVTVRSPMPVIGLIGPRDMLEVKGHAPVQP, from the coding sequence ATGAGGAAGTCCGTTCCCGGGCCGGAGGTGCAGCCGGAGCTGTCCCGGCCGGGTGAGCGGGGTTCAGCCGTCGTGGACTTCGTCCTGGTGGGTGGGCTGCTGACGGTGTTCTTCCTTGCGATCATCCAGCTGACTCTGGTTCTGCATGTCCGGAACACCCTCATCGATGCTGCTGCGTCCGGCGCCCGATATGGAACCCTGGCTGACCGCAACGCCGCAGACGCCGAAGAACGGACCCGCGGCCTCATCGGAATGGCCCTGAACCCAGGCTTTGCTGAACAGGTCAGTACGCAGGAAGTCACTGTCCAGGGGATGCGCACCCTGGAAGTAACTGTGCGTTCCCCAATGCCCGTTATCGGTCTAATCGGGCCGCGGGACATGCTGGAGGTGAAAGGGCATGCGCCTGTTCAGCCCTAA
- a CDS encoding pilus assembly protein TadG-related protein, with translation MVMILGYVVLALLVATVVIGISAVYLEHKRLLSLADGASLAAADSYTLGEVASQGGSPSAVLNPARVRNVAADFVARSPASQRFSGLAVAGETGTPDGSTAVVVLTAAVHPPVVNFLIPDGIPIEATSTARSRLTR, from the coding sequence ATGGTGATGATCCTCGGGTACGTGGTTCTGGCGCTCCTGGTGGCAACGGTTGTTATAGGGATCTCGGCTGTCTATCTGGAGCACAAGCGCCTGCTGTCCCTTGCAGACGGGGCTTCGCTGGCGGCGGCCGACAGCTATACACTGGGCGAAGTGGCATCCCAAGGCGGAAGCCCGTCGGCTGTCCTCAACCCTGCCCGTGTCCGCAATGTGGCCGCGGACTTCGTGGCCAGGAGTCCCGCCTCCCAGCGTTTCTCCGGTCTCGCCGTGGCAGGGGAAACGGGCACGCCGGACGGCTCCACCGCCGTCGTGGTGCTCACAGCCGCGGTGCACCCACCCGTAGTGAACTTCCTCATTCCCGATGGCATCCCTATCGAGGCAACATCCACCGCACGTTCGCGGTTGACCCGCTGA